The DNA segment actccttgTTTCATGAATTTGTCTTAGTAGTCTCAATGAATCCAAAATAAAAATGGGATTCGGAAAAGCACAACGCTCAAATACAGCATATCGATAACCACCATAATGTAAGATAATTTGAGATCCCTCTGATTATACCTGTAGAGACCCAACGAGCAAGTTGAGCAAGTATCTACTCTCGGATGTGTAATTCACCGTATCAACCTTCACCACAGTCATCTTCAGTCTGTGTTCCTCCGCATACGTTTCCTCTTTAATCTTCAACTTTAACATGTACTGATGAAACAGTCTGTTTCTAACAATCACTGCGAATTCCTCATCATTCTGCAATACGTGCTTCAACGTGTAAAGCTGCTTAGCCGGACATCCCATGATTTCTTCACCGGATTCTTGGAACGCCGTTACCCAAGCCATCCCAGTGTGGTCTTGAATCTGCACTTGAAGAAGGTATCTGTAGTCGCATTCCTCAAACTCTTGGTTGCACCGGTCACAGAGCCACATGTTTGTTCCAGTCCGTGTCACCTTCTTGTTGCATTGCTTATCTCCAATCATCAAAGGACAAGCTGTGTAGCAGAAGCTATCAGTTTTGATGAATGCTATGGTTGCTTTGACTGTGACCCAGTCAGGCTTGTCTGATCTTCCAAGACCTTCCTCTTTGATCTGGGAAACAACTTTTCGTATCTCGTTCCTCGAACCTCCTCCAGGCATATTGTCTCTGGAAATGGAGGAGGATGCAGTATCTTTTCCACCGTGATCGAACCAGTTCCTCAGTTTCTGAGCTTCAGGAAAATCTGGATTTATGAAGAGCTGTGTTGACGATATTGTCCCAACTGATTTACCACTGAAGTCGCTTACTTTTCCAGCTTTTATTGCTAAAACGGGGTAAAAGGCTGAACCAACCATGTCTTCAAGTTCCCGACCATCTCGGTTACAGAACTCTCCCCATAGCGTAACCTCAACGGCCTTTCCTGAATCATCCTTCAGATTGAGGGTTCTCCGATAGGTTTCCATCCCGTTCTTCCTTAGGATTGGGACAGAAGGGTTCACAGAAGTCACAACCCCAATGATATCGAGTATGGCATTGTTTTCAGCCTTCTCAACGTCGCCTATAGGACGGAAGGAGAACTGCTGCCTTGGTATGGAGCCATCTTCATCGGGACAAAGCTCCACAGTCGATGCTGACTCCAAGAAAATTTCCCATTCGTTCTTTAAGTGGTTGAAGTTTTTCTGTGCAGGCTTCAAACTTCCCTTTGAAATCAAATACACCTTACCAACCTCAATAACATCATAGAATCGGTCAACAACAGCATTGAAGCAAGTGATACGAATCTCCCCTCCATCAGAGTCAAGCAGATCAAAAGAGAATACTTTCCCGTCTCCTTTTGCGTTGTTATAACGCCTGATATCTCCTTTTGCAGTTACCCTAGCCTTAATGGCCCACCGACCTTGATATGGATTGAGAGCAGCGATAGGGATGATTCGAGCTGGAGCCTCGTTCTTCATTATGGGTCCATGATTTCTGTAGCTTGGAGGTGGTTGATATGCAGGCTGAACAGATGGAGTAATGTTTACACCCCTGGGAGGCGCTTTATTAGTTGAATGCTGCTCAACTGAACCAACCCTACTCGGAGGATGTATGTTGCCTGGACCTGGAACTGGCTTTTGGAATTCTGTATCAGATTCTGCAGACATTGTTGGGTTCCCAATGGTTTCAGACTGTGGTACTATGGTCTCCATGTTCAGCACAATCGTAAGCCTGTACACAATATGCATAAGATTTTATCACTATCAAAGAGAGACAACAAATGTGCAAACCACCAGAGACAACAATCTTCAAACAAGGCTACAACTGCTTTTTGAATCTCATCGTGAAACATTCAACTAAACCATAGAGTCCATCACAACTATGGAAAAAAATCACCTGCGGCCTTTAACGTCGCTACAAATGTAATCGATGAGCTGGACAATGGATCCCTTCTCAACCTGTCCTGACTTAACCCGATCGTTGAGCTGAACAGCGAGCATAGCGTGCTGAGCTGAGACACCATCTGAGATTAGCAAACGGTACCTCTCCTGAGTTTTCCCTATCAATCTGATATCTAAAACCTGTAACAGCGGCTTCAGATTGACGTCGCCTGTGTTAATCGCCGCGATGGCGTTCGGAGTCAAAGTCACCGGCATGATTACAGTATTCGAGATCCGGCTAGGTATAAACCAAACCCTAGAAATGGAGAAATCGatgaaaaagaataataatcaCCAAAACGAGAAATAGATAGAGAGGAAGAGTAGATCGGCGACCTTAAGATGGTGGTAACTTGTGAGAGATTCCTCTGGAAGCTTTTGTTTCCTTAACTGAATTGTGTGGGGGAACGATGTTGCGAGTCGCGCAAACTAGGAAGCGTTTATCGGTTAGATATGGGTTTcctttaattttgaattttgtaccTCTAAATTCGGTTTAAATTACGATGACAACCCCACTACTATATAGTCTTCtacttgttattttttttttaaattaacaacAGGGTCTAGCGACTGAGATCGATAGTGATCGAAGGGGCGAAGCCACCTTATATATTATGGATGCACATGCACCCGcaattatatttatgtattcgATTTTGTaaggtaaaataataaaaatttggtaGAGCAGATGGTAAAATTAAGATTGTGTACCCCCTCTTAACTCAGGTTCCATTCGCCCCTGGACTGCTATAGATTCACCAAGTACCACTAGCTCAAGGCCCAATAGTTTTTGCTTGTTATTTTGAAGAAGAATGTTAGAAATATTTTGATTACTATGTATCTCTCCAATGCATATGAATTCATGGGTCATAAATTATGTAATGACCTGTTCTTCCTTTTCTGACCTTAGGTTCAGAGTGTGGCATTTTGGATACACATCCTTTTGTTTAGAACTCCCAAAGTAGCCTAGTTATATccattatttgtatatatattgtaaaagGAATACATGAGTAAATAGATTACTCAGTGAAGTGTTTCTATACTAGTCTCTGCGCATGAAACTATATGCTACTCAATGCGTGAAAAAGACTGACTAGCCACTAACAATCAAACAGTGAAATAACTATAACACTCATCAAACAATACAATGAACTCAGTCATCACTACACATGGACTTGATAGACTCGACACCAAGCAACCTAGTCAGTAAGCCCCTTCGGTACCTCATGTTAAGCTACTGTCCCACAACTTCCTATGTCCCACAACCTAGTCAGTCAGCCCCCGTCGGTACCTCGGGTGTACTTTAGAGTCAGAACTACAGTGTTTGGTGTTTAAACCCTAGTTCTACACGCCTACCCTAATATGTGTGTATTGAATAGTCGACCTCTTGTTCATGGATTTGGATCCCCTTTTATATAGGCTGATTGTAGTCAGAAACTAGGTCAAGGCTtccatattcaaaaatatggaAAATCCCTTTTCgtaaaagttttcaattttacgTGGAGGCAGTGATGAAGCTGGGTTTGAGCCGAAAGTTTTCTAAACAGGAATCTGAAGGCTGGTGTCATGCTCGAAAGCAGGAGCAAAATCTCTCTAAATTATTTATCTCCAATAGTTTGCCCCTTATCTTTCGATTTTGTTGGTGAAGTCGAGAGATAACATGTGCACTTTGGTCTACCAGAGTCGTTCTATCTCAGCAGGCTTATCATGAGTAGGATGTCACTTCTTTAGTGCCATCTCCGGGTTGTTCTGGCCTAGACCATATGCAGACCCGGAAGTAGATATCTAGTCTTGAATAGTCGATGGACGATCGCTGTCCAATAAGATTCCAGGCTCGGGCCTGATGAGCTCAAATAATCTCAAAGAATTCATGatcctatttttttcatttcagtGAATGACGAGATTTGTTTCTTGGTGCACGGCCTTGATGGCGTGTACAGATCTTATTTGAGGGCGCATGAACAGATCGTTGTCATACTTTAATGGGTACTTTGTCTCCCTGTTTTAGTCGACGGTTCCCGGCATGGACCAGGAATTCCGAGAAATAATATTCTACACAGAGCCGGCCCTGGGCCCAAGCAAAAGAAGCATGGGCTTCCGGCCGACatataatatcaaaataatCGGCCACATTTTCTCAAAAGTGTGTCTTAGTGCAGTGGTTAAATAGCCATTGTTTAGGATCCCGAACCAGAGATCGAAACTCCCCACATACAAAAAAGTTTTCGgccatttttttcattttgggcTTCTTGCCTTTAAAATTCAAGGCTCGGCTCTGATTCTACAGTGGGCATACATTGTTGTATGGCCAACAATGATCACATGTATCTGCCAAAATCTGTCTTAGGAGATCTGCTAACTTGCTTGGAAGTAGGAGTTCTTGACCTGGAGTTAGGTTTAAGGAATAGTCGAGAGGATCATATGATCTTTATTTCAAATTCATCATGGACATTTATTTCCTTATTTGTAGGGGAGAGCCGTTTAGGTTtgcttcaaaaataaaatccttGATTTCCAAATAGAGATGATTTGAATCATTATAAATTAACTCCTCGATTTCCAAATCTGAGAGTACAACTAAAGTTGGGGAGCTTAAAGGATCAGTATCTAACTTCGAGAAAGTGTTAGAAGTAAGTATATCTTGAAAACTGCGAAACTCTGAGGGTCTAATGACTGCATGCTTTTCTCTGTTGATCTGTCATTCTGAAATTTTCCCATGAAATTTGGAAAAGTTTCATGTTCATATTTCTTTTCCTTCTTGGGTACATGTGGATGGCCACAAAACTTGATCCACATGATGCTTATGTTAGTTtggtttacaaaatatttaatagggATATGAATCCGTATCTATTGCAATTTTTGTTTCCAAGATTTAAAACCTTGTAGGCATTTTGTTGGGCTTGGTGAGCAGCTGATATCATCTGACATAGGGGCTGCACTTGACGGCTTCAAGATGGAAATTCTTATATCAAGTGTGATTTTGACTGTTCAGCTACATTTTCATTTTGTCTaacaaccaaaaacaaaaactatcaGGCACGGACACTCATGAAAATGGGAGGGCAAGAAGTACCAATAGAATTCGTGCATGACATTGTTGCTTTACAATTTAGGAAAAAAGAATTTGAGTATCGTTACGGCTTGCTTTCTTTTCAATTTTGGCTATTAGCGTCAATAATTTTCTTCATTTCAGTCGGCGCTCGACAATTTTAAGAAGGCTCTGGTTGATGGAATATGGATTACCTTTCTcgataaaaaggaaaaattagaaaaaacagGTGTAACTGTTATATGGTACAAGGATGCTGGAATTGTCCATATGCTGATTGAAATTGGTCACTCTGTTGACGTGCCACATAATAAAATCCCAACCTTGTTCAATCTGGCTAGATTACTTTAGCAGTtatacaaaacagaaacatcaaTTTGTCTCAATCAGTTGATACTTTACAAGGTATGATTACTCTTACACTCTTTTTTTGTATTTGACATTCCATTTTGTGATAAGTTTGTCTATAGGTAAAAATAACAAAGCTCTCATGCTCTTCTTCTAGCAGTGACAACTTGGTCGCACCAATGAATAGCATAACTACAGAACACTGTTGCATCCACTCCATGTAAGCATCAAGATCGTATGGTATCCTGAGCTTGAGATTGCCTAGACtgtcatttgttttaattctgTGAATAGTACTTCTTGCTGGTCGAGGGtacactcaaattaccctaaggagtgaattactctctcaaataagaggttcagatgtaatacttagggattgaatccatgtagactctaggattacacaatagatttatagtcttcgaaataaagCTAGATTAAAAGGTTTTAAGCAGTAAATGAAATGGTGAGCAAGGCAGTTGCttgattggtttgatttgaacctGTTGATAGTTGGGAAATAGCTAGATTCATGTAtgttctcaggtatgataagtagACAACTTAATTTGGGgttttaggggtttattgatattaactAGGTCAAAACCCGCTCTACGCGGCgggataaaatttataaattttgtttattagatatataaaataatggtGATGTTATAAGTgttattgttaattttttttcttcttttaaatatgaatttcttggcttaattatatattataatggtAAGTATTTATTATCCAAACAAATGACGAGTTTTcctagaattttattttaggtA comes from the Brassica napus cultivar Da-Ae chromosome A7, Da-Ae, whole genome shotgun sequence genome and includes:
- the LOC111199189 gene encoding replication protein A 70 kDa DNA-binding subunit A; the encoded protein is MPVTLTPNAIAAINTGDVNLKPLLQVLDIRLIGKTQERYRLLISDGVSAQHAMLAVQLNDRVKSGQVEKGSIVQLIDYICSDVKGRRLTIVLNMETIVPQSETIGNPTMSAESDTEFQKPVPGPGNIHPPSRVGSVEQHSTNKAPPRGVNITPSVQPAYQPPPSYRNHGPIMKNEAPARIIPIAALNPYQGRWAIKARVTAKGDIRRYNNAKGDGKVFSFDLLDSDGGEIRITCFNAVVDRFYDVIEVGKVYLISKGSLKPAQKNFNHLKNEWEIFLESASTVELCPDEDGSIPRQQFSFRPIGDVEKAENNAILDIIGVVTSVNPSVPILRKNGMETYRRTLNLKDDSGKAVEVTLWGEFCNRDGRELEDMVGSAFYPVLAIKAGKVSDFSGKSVGTISSTQLFINPDFPEAQKLRNWFDHGGKDTASSSISRDNMPGGGSRNEIRKVVSQIKEEGLGRSDKPDWVTVKATIAFIKTDSFCYTACPLMIGDKQCNKKVTRTGTNMWLCDRCNQEFEECDYRYLLQVQIQDHTGMAWVTAFQESGEEIMGCPAKQLYTLKHVLQNDEEFAVIVRNRLFHQYMLKLKIKEETYAEEHRLKMTVVKVDTVNYTSESRYLLNLLVGSLQV